The nucleotide sequence CGGCAGCATTGCGGAGCTGCGTCAGGAAATCAACAAAGCCGTCGCAGCCGAGGTGATGACCCACAACCCGATTCCGGAAGGCGCCACCGTGGACCTGCACCGGCCCTACGTGGACGATATTTTCCTCGTTTCGCCGAGTGGTCAGCCCATGTACCGGGAGCCCGACCTCATCGACGTGTGGTTTGATTCCGGCGCAATGCCGTACGCGCAGTGGCACTATCCGCTCGAAAACAAAACGCAGTTCGAAAAGAATTTCCCCGCTGATTTCATTGCCGAAGGTGTCGACCAAACCCGTGGCTGGTTCTTCACGCTGCACGCGTTAGGCGTGATGCTGGAAGACTCAGTGGCCTTCAAAAACGTGATGGCCAACGGCCTTGTGCTCGACAAGAACGGCAACAAGATGAGCAAGCGCCACGGCAACGCCGTGGACCCGTTTGCTACCATCCAGCAGTTCGGTCCGGATGCCACGCGCTGGTACATGATTGCCAACGCGCAGCCCTGGGACAACCTGAAGTTCGACCTCGCCGGCATCACGGAAGTGCAGCGCCGCTTCTTCGGCACGCTCTTCAACACCTACTCGTTTTACGCCCTCTACGCCAATCTCGACGGCTTCCAGGCACGCGAATTCGACCGGGTGCCGCACGCCGACCTGAGCGAGCTGGACCGCTGGATTCTGAGCAAGCTCCAGTCGTTGATCTTGGAAGTGCGCGGCTACTATGATGGATACGACCCTACCAAGGCTGCCCGCGCCATCCAGGATTTCGTGACCGATCAGCTTTCCAACTGGCACGTGCGCCTCTCGCGCCGCCGCTTCTGGAAGGGTGAGCTGACCGCCGATAAAAAGGCGGCTTACGAAACCTTGCAGGAATGCCTCGTGGTAGTTTCTCAGCTCATGGCTCCCATTGCGCCCTTCTTCGCCGAGTGGCTCTACCAGAACATGACCAATGGCATGCGTGAAGAAGCTGTGGCTAAGAACACGCCGCTGGCGCCCGAATCGGTGCACCTCACGCTGCTTGTGCAGGCCGATGAGACGCGTATCGATAAGGCATTGGAAGAGCGCATGGAACTGGCGCAACGCATTTCTTCGCTTACCCACTCACTCCGGAAGAAATCGGTGCTGAAGGTGCGGCAGCCGTTGCAGCGCATCCTGGTGCCGGTACTGAACGACTCCACGCGTGAGCAAGTAGCCAAGGTGGAAGACCTGATTTGCGCCGAGGTGAATGTGAAGCATGTGGAGTTCCTCGACGATACCAGCGGTGTGTTGGTGAAGTCGGTGAAGCCCAACTTCAAGCGTCTTGGTCAGCAATACGGTGCCCGTTTGAAAGCCGTAGGTACCCGCATCCAGCAGATGACGCCCGAAGAAATCAGCACCCTCGAAAAGACTGGTCAGCTAGCCGTGGAAGTCGATGGCCAACCCATCACGCTGGCTCCTGACGATGTGGAAATCCGCTCCGAGGACATCCCCGGCTGGCTAGTCGCCTCCGATGGTCCGCTCACCGTGGCCCTCGACGTGACTCTGACCGACGAGCTGCGTCACGAAGGAGTAGCCCGCGAGCTGGTCAACCGCCTTCAGAACCTACGCAAAGACAGCGGCCTGGAAGTGCAAGACAAAATCCGCGTCACGCTGGCCTCCGGTCAGGCCGGCCTGGAAGCTGCCGTGCAGTCGTTCGGCGATTATATCCGGGGCGAAATCCAGGCGGTAGCGCTAGACTTTGCGGCGGATGTGAACGGTGGCTCGGTGCTGGAATTCGACGAGTACAAGGTGCCGGTGCAACTAGAAGTTGCAAATAACTGAAACTGAAGTGCCAACCGATTCTTGCAAAAGGTTGGTTGGCACATGGCCGTCCAAACCCGCGGCTAGGGCGTATGTATTCGTCTAAATCCCATTGATTCCAGCTTAAAACGGCACAAACAGCCCCTCGAAACATATACCAACGGCACAGAAGATAAGGCTCGCCTCGGGGCAGCGAAGTCTAAAATTCTGCGTCACTTTGTGCTAGGATGGGAGGGAGGTTAGAACACTGCTTTTCTGTCAGTCTTTCACCCCGCTTCTAACCTCTTGCTTCTCACCCGTACCCTATGAAATATTGGAAATACTATTTGGTGGCGCTGCTGGTCATTGCCATTGATCAGCTCTCGAAGTGGGCTGTGCACACGTACATGCAGCCTGGCATGCCCGGCGAAGTCCCGGTTTTTGGTGACTGGTTTAAGCTGCACTACACTCTGAATCCGGGCATGGCTTTCGGGTTTGAGCTGCCGCCGCCTTATGGTAAAGTTGTCCTTACGGTGTTCCGAATCGTGGCCGTGACGGGCATCAGCTACTACATCTACCGGCTATGGAAAGAACGGGCGCCCCAAGGCCTGCTGATCTGCATTGCCCTGATTCTAGGCGGCGCCATCGGCAATCTAATCGACTCCATTTTCTACGGCATCATCTACGACAACGCGCCTTTTGGCGTGCCTACGCCGTGGCTGCACGGCCAGGTGATTGACATGTTATTTGTTGATTTCCCGGATGGGTTCTTCCCGATTTCCTGGCCGCTGGTAGGTGGCAAAGTCATTCCCGACTTCCCCATCTTCAACATTGCCGACTCGTCTATCTTCATCGGGGTAGCCCTAATCCTACTCAATCAAACCCGCTTCTACGGCCACCAGTACCAAGAAGCAAAGCCCATAGCCGCCGAAGGTCCGGAAGCCGCCCAAGCCCGCCACGACGCTGAAGCCACAGCAGCTTCCTAAGTTGTTACCACTTTGCATGCCCCAAAACGGCCGGTTGGAACTCTTCCAACCGGCCGTTTTTTATTGAGTTGGCTATTAGTATAGTGAGTTGCGTCTAGCGAAGCCACATAGAATGTTAAGTCATCACCTTGCTAAACTGTCATGCTGAGCGCAGTCGAAGCATCTCGCGTGCTGAGGTTGCAATGCTAACTCAACAAGGCGAGCGAGATGCTTCAGCTGCGCTCAGTATGACGGTTGGTGTGGCAACATCAGCCCGGCCATTATCCTTCGGCACGCGCGGAATGAGGGCAGAGCATCATGACGCTTGAATTAGTAGCTCGGTTTTACGTTCAAGCCGTCAAGCGCTTCTTACTTCCAGCTACTGCGTTACGGCCTTATCTTTACTCACTTCGTCCTGTTATTCGCCAATTAAAAGGTGGCGTTGCCTTATGTCTGAACCTATTCTTTCCGTCCGCAACCTAACCATCGATTTCTCCAGCCACCGCGGCGACACGCGGGCCGTGGCCGACGTGTCGTTCGACGTGCACCGGGGCGAGACGCTGGCCATTGTGGGCGAATCGGGCTCGGGCAAATCGGTTACGTCGTTGGCGTTGATGGGGTTGATTCCACTGCCGCCGGGCCGCATCACGACGGGGGAGGCCCGCTTCCATTCCGAGGCACTAGGCGAGGTAGACTTGCTGAAGCTCACCGAAGAGCAACTGCAACAGGTACGCGGCAACGACATCAGCATGATTTTTCAGGAGCCGATGACGTCCCTGAATCCGGTGTACACCTGCGGCAGCCAAGTGGTAGAAGCTCTGCGCCTGCACACCAACCTCGATGCCAAGCAAGCCGAAGCCCGCACTGTGGAACTATTCACGATGGCGCAGCTGCCGCGGCCCGAAAAAATCTTTAAATCGTATCCGCACGAAATCAGCGGCGGCCAGAAGCAGCGCGTGATGATAGCCATGGCCATGGCTTGCAACCCCGCCATCCTCATTGCCGACGAGCCCACCACCGCCCTCGACGTAACGGTGCAGGCCCGCATGCTCCAGCTCATCGACCAGCTCCGCCGCCAGCACAACACCGCCGTCCTTTTCATCACCCACGACCTCGGCGTGGTTGCCGAAATAGCCGACCGTATCCTGGTCATGTATCGGGGCCGCGTGGTGGAGCAGGGCCCCGTCCTCGACATCTTCACCAATCCTCAACACCCCTACACGAAAGGCCTACTAGCCTGCCGACCAAAATTATCAGTTGGCCGAAAAAAGTTGCCTGTAGTAGCCGATTTCATGCGTGAAACAGCCGATGGAGGCTTTATTTCCATGGACGAGCCAATTACGCAAGTGGTTGCTACTGAAAACAGTGAGTTGGATGTTGAACCCTCTAAAAACGCAATTGAAACTACCAAAACGTTCCCCGTGGAACATTCCGATGTTCCACACCTCGGCAACGCTATTTTGGGAGTTGAATCGGCACCTACTTTAGAATCAGGGCAGCCATTACCAACCGCCGGTGCAGGTGCTGTTGTGCTTGGAGTAGGGCCGATGAGTGAAGTGGCAGGCAAGGCAGAGGGCGCTTCATCACCTTCGTTCAACGGCACTATCGGACCGATCCAAGGCACTGTACCAGCAGGCAGTACGGCGCCACTGCTGCAAGTGGAAAACCTGAACGTACACTTCCCTATTCGCAAAGGGTTCTTCAACCGCAAGCCGGAAGTGGTACGAGCTGTCGATGGCGTCAGCTTCGACATTTATCCAGGCGAGACGGTAGGGTTGGTAGGAGAGTCGGGGTGCGGCAAGACCACCTTGGGCCGGGCGCTGCTCCGGCTTGTCGAGCCGACTTCGGGCAGCATCTTGTTTGAAGGCGTGGATTTGGCCAAGCTGCCTGCCGGCGAACTGCGCCGCCGACGTCGGGAATTTCAGATGGTATTTCAAGATCCCTATGCTGCGCTCAACCCTATGATGACCGTAGGCGAAGCCATCTTGGAGCCCATGCGAGTACACGGTGTCGGCGGTACCAAGCAGCAGCAGAAAGCCCGGGTGCTGGAGCTGCTGCGCACCGTCGGCCTCACCGAAGCGCAATACCAACGCTACCCACACGAGTTCAGCGGCGGCCAGCGCCAACGCATTTGCATAGCCCGTGCCCTGGCCCTGCAACCCAAGTGCATCATCTGCGACGAATCCGTATCCGCCCTCGACGTATCGGTGCAGGCCCAAGTACTCAACCTGCTCAACGACCTCAAGCGCGAGTTCAACATCACCTACCTCTTCATCACCCACGACCTATCGGTGGCCCGCTTTATGTCGGACCGCCTGCTGGTGATGCGCCAGGGTCAAATTGTGGAAAGCGGCCCGGCCGCCGAACTCTACGCCAACCCGCAGCACGACTACACCAAGCAACTCCTAGCCGCTATTCCCAAAGACGAGCCCGCCGATATCCGCGCCGCTGTAGCTAGTCGGGTGTAGGGCAGAAGTGTTAGTGTTGCCAACGCAATGTCATGCGGAGCGTGCCGAAGCATCCCTACCGTTTCGTTGTAGATGCTAGCCCGGTGTAGAGATGCGACACTTCGCGTCTTCTCGTTGCGGAGGTTGGTTGTACTGTGCAGTCCCAGCCGCCCAACTGTAGAGACACGAAGTGTCGCGTCTCTACAGTCGTTCAATGAAGTAGGAGAAATGCTTCGGCACGCTCCGTATGACGGCCTTTTTAGGAGGAGCATAGCAGTGAAATGAAATCAGAGCTGCGTTTGGTAGCATGTCTCAGATTTAAAAGAGTGGGATGTAACTGATTTCGGCGAAACGGTGTTAAAGCAATTGGCCGTCGCAAATCCGTAACAGCGCTTTTGCTGCCTGAAATAGTTATTTGCGGATATATTCCGTATTATCTTCTTGAAGCCCGCCTAATCAGCCAGCTACGCTAGCATCGGGCCAAGTACATCCACTCTGGAAAACCGCTACTATAGGTGGCTTTCCCCGCAACCAACCCCGCCGCCTGAGAAAACGACAACCCCTGGCGGCCTTTATTTTCCAATGAAAAGAAAAGACGAAACCGCCGCCCCCCGCGCCCCTCGCGCGAAGGCAACCCGCAGCGAACAGGCTGCTCCCACTACGGTAACCAAAGACCAGGTATACCGCATATTCACCGACAGACCGACGGAGGTAATTGCCTACCGTCAGCTCTCGCGCCGCTTGGGCGTGACCACCAAGGAGCAGCGCGAGGTGGTATTTGCCCACCTGCGCGACCTTAAGAATTCTGGCATGCTTACGCTCGTCTCCAACGACGAATACCGCCTGACCGACCCAGCGGCTGCGGTGGCTGCCACGGCGCCCGCCAGCAGCAAGAAACGCCGCAAAGACGACAACACACCCGTGCCTGCTAAGCACACTCGCTCGGTGCAGGCTGAGTTCGGCAATGACCCCGTAGTGCATCGTCGCCGTGGGGCAGGCTTCGACTTCCCGTCCGATGAACTCCGGCCCGAAGCCCGACGTCGGCAAGACAGCGGGGGGGATACCATCACGGGTACCGTTGCGCTGGCCACCGACAAGTTTGCTTTCGTTATCAGTG is from Hymenobacter tibetensis and encodes:
- a CDS encoding lipoprotein signal peptidase, translated to MKYWKYYLVALLVIAIDQLSKWAVHTYMQPGMPGEVPVFGDWFKLHYTLNPGMAFGFELPPPYGKVVLTVFRIVAVTGISYYIYRLWKERAPQGLLICIALILGGAIGNLIDSIFYGIIYDNAPFGVPTPWLHGQVIDMLFVDFPDGFFPISWPLVGGKVIPDFPIFNIADSSIFIGVALILLNQTRFYGHQYQEAKPIAAEGPEAAQARHDAEATAAS
- a CDS encoding ABC transporter ATP-binding protein, producing MSEPILSVRNLTIDFSSHRGDTRAVADVSFDVHRGETLAIVGESGSGKSVTSLALMGLIPLPPGRITTGEARFHSEALGEVDLLKLTEEQLQQVRGNDISMIFQEPMTSLNPVYTCGSQVVEALRLHTNLDAKQAEARTVELFTMAQLPRPEKIFKSYPHEISGGQKQRVMIAMAMACNPAILIADEPTTALDVTVQARMLQLIDQLRRQHNTAVLFITHDLGVVAEIADRILVMYRGRVVEQGPVLDIFTNPQHPYTKGLLACRPKLSVGRKKLPVVADFMRETADGGFISMDEPITQVVATENSELDVEPSKNAIETTKTFPVEHSDVPHLGNAILGVESAPTLESGQPLPTAGAGAVVLGVGPMSEVAGKAEGASSPSFNGTIGPIQGTVPAGSTAPLLQVENLNVHFPIRKGFFNRKPEVVRAVDGVSFDIYPGETVGLVGESGCGKTTLGRALLRLVEPTSGSILFEGVDLAKLPAGELRRRRREFQMVFQDPYAALNPMMTVGEAILEPMRVHGVGGTKQQQKARVLELLRTVGLTEAQYQRYPHEFSGGQRQRICIARALALQPKCIICDESVSALDVSVQAQVLNLLNDLKREFNITYLFITHDLSVARFMSDRLLVMRQGQIVESGPAAELYANPQHDYTKQLLAAIPKDEPADIRAAVASRV
- the ileS gene encoding isoleucine--tRNA ligase, whose translation is MNYPEYKQPLNYGQVGTDILAWWKQNGIFEKSVSSREGQPTFVFYEGPPSANGAPGIHHVMARTVKDIFCRYQTLLGKQVNRKGGWDTHGLPIELQVEKELGITKEDIGKKISIEEYNQRCRETVMRFKAQWDDLTEKMGYWVDLDDPYITFEPEYIESCWALLKKLYDKGLLYKGYTIQPYSPAAGTGLSSHELNQPGTYRDVKDTTIVAQFKVKRDEKSEKLFAGADDAAETFILAWTTTPWTLPGNTGLAVGKNIPYVLVRTFNPYTFAPVRVVLAQALVGKYFSEKGKDASLEDFKAGDKVLPWRIEGSFKGSDLVGIHYERLFGQDKGFPSFEGDERAFRVIAGDFVTTEDGTGIVHISPTFGADDFKVAQLNDIPALIVMDAEGKPTPIVDRTGRYVPQMGEFGGRWVKNYDGHDETGSDYKTLDESIAIRMKGDGTAFKVEKYEHTYPHCWRTDKPVLYYPLDSWFIKTTAVKDRLIELNKTINWQPASTGTGRFGNWLENLVDWNLSRSRYWGTPLPIWRTQDGTEEICIGSIAELRQEINKAVAAEVMTHNPIPEGATVDLHRPYVDDIFLVSPSGQPMYREPDLIDVWFDSGAMPYAQWHYPLENKTQFEKNFPADFIAEGVDQTRGWFFTLHALGVMLEDSVAFKNVMANGLVLDKNGNKMSKRHGNAVDPFATIQQFGPDATRWYMIANAQPWDNLKFDLAGITEVQRRFFGTLFNTYSFYALYANLDGFQAREFDRVPHADLSELDRWILSKLQSLILEVRGYYDGYDPTKAARAIQDFVTDQLSNWHVRLSRRRFWKGELTADKKAAYETLQECLVVVSQLMAPIAPFFAEWLYQNMTNGMREEAVAKNTPLAPESVHLTLLVQADETRIDKALEERMELAQRISSLTHSLRKKSVLKVRQPLQRILVPVLNDSTREQVAKVEDLICAEVNVKHVEFLDDTSGVLVKSVKPNFKRLGQQYGARLKAVGTRIQQMTPEEISTLEKTGQLAVEVDGQPITLAPDDVEIRSEDIPGWLVASDGPLTVALDVTLTDELRHEGVARELVNRLQNLRKDSGLEVQDKIRVTLASGQAGLEAAVQSFGDYIRGEIQAVALDFAADVNGGSVLEFDEYKVPVQLEVANN